In Archocentrus centrarchus isolate MPI-CPG fArcCen1 chromosome 1, fArcCen1, whole genome shotgun sequence, the following proteins share a genomic window:
- the cdkn2d gene encoding cyclin-dependent kinase 4 inhibitor D encodes MVLSQMDAGKALTAAAAKGNTSEVQRILEECRVHPDTLNEFGRTALQVMMMGNSKIASLLLEKGAEPNIQDRHGITPVHDAARTGFLDTVQVLVEYGASVNIPDQNGALPIHIAIREGHRDVVKYLAPLSDLKHANISGQTAIDVARASCVPDMIDLLFSHVHS; translated from the exons ATGGTCCTTAGTCAGATGGATGCCGGCAAAGCTCTGACGGCGGCAGCAGCCAAAGGGAACACCAGCGAAGTGCAGAGGATCCTGGAGGAATGCAGAGTGCATCCTGATACTCTGAATGAGTTTGGCAGGACAGCACTACAG GTGATGATGATGGGGAACTCCAAGATTGCCAGTTTGCTGTTAGAAAAAGGAGCCGAACCCAACATCCAGGACAGGCATGGGATAACGCCTGTCCACGATGCAGCTCGAACAGGATTCCTCGACACCGTGCAGGTTCTGGTGGAGTACGGCGCTTCAGTAAACATCCCGGATCAGAATGGAGCGCTGCCTATCCACATTGCCATCCGGGAAGgccaccgggatgttgtgaaGTATTTGGCACCACTGTCTGACCTAAAGCACGCCAACATCAGCGGTCAGACAGCGATAGACGTGGCCCGAGCTTCGTGTGTGCCAGATATGATTGACTTGCTTTTTTCGCACGTTCATAGTTAG